One Candidatus Cloacimonadota bacterium genomic window, ATAATTATTTATAAAACTTGACTCTATTTAGAGATGAGATAAGGAAAAATCGTTTGTTTGTAAATTTCTCAATTTTAAAACATTTTAAACGAAAGGAGAATTCTATGTTGAAAAAGGGTATGAGTTTTTTGTTAATTTTCCTACTTGCCTCGTCGATAATACTTGCTCAGGAAGAGACAAAGGAAAGAGAAACCTGGACGGTGAAAAACAACACATGGCTTTGCTGGGATACGTATCAATCAAAGGGTGAACCATCCATTGAACTCAAGCAGGTGTGGGCTGGCACTAAAGTTATTCCTTTTGCTAACCAAGCATTCAGTTTTAAAGTAGAGTTGCCTTCTGGAGAATACGGACTTATTGTAGCCGATGATCTTGAAGAAGCACATTGGGTAGTAAATGAACGACCAGATTCAATTAAATTCTATCCGAACGCAGAATATGGACAGGGAAATTATGAACTGCTCCCCCCTGGTACAAGGGCATATCGAATAGCCACTATTCAGAATGGTGGAGTATATACCGTCAGACTCGAAGATGGAAGGACCGGCTCTGTGATTCGTCATTACATGCGTTCCCCCTACTTCAAAAGCTTACCTGAGGTAGATCAACAATTTCACAGAATTTTTGCTATAGACAAATTGCAAGATAATTTGATCAACAATACAAAGGAGCAGACGCTGGACTATCTTGGTCCTGCAAGTGCGTTTGTATACACAAATAATGATCAAACATCCTCTGAACTCTATTTTGAATATGTGATAGCAGTACAACAAAAAATGCGTCATAACGGCATTAAAGTGGTTTATGATAATGACCAAGCCAAGGAGATAGTTTTGCTTGGAAAAGCAAAAAAATCTATTGCTGAAAAGTTACCACTTGCCGGCTTAATACGCAATATCAATTTCAACTGGATCTCGAACAGTAAGAAGAGTTATTATGAGAAATCTGGTGAAAATTGGTGGTCGAAATTCCGGAAGAAAAATTTCTTCACAAAAGTGCTTGGCTTTATTGTATCGATTATTGGAATTTTCATTTTCTTCTCGATTCCACAGCTTATTTCCTGGCCTTTCAGGCGACTTATCATTGCTATAAAGCCGATGGGAAATGGATTGGTCAAATTCATTAACTTCATCCTTCTTACTGCGTTTATGTATTTCTTCTTCCTTGTGTTGACACTATATGTTATTCTTGATCAATTTCTCGTCATTGCGATATTCACTCTCATTCCATGGTTCATTTATGTAAAACGTAACAATAGCACGATCAACTATAATCGGTGCCCAAATTGTCATACCATGTGGAGTGCAGAGGATAAAGGATCCACACATACCGGTACCGACAAATCAAGAGCATGGAAGGCACGGGATGTGTATAAAGGCTCAACCACTTCCGGAAATGTAACGACCAAACATTATGATCGACATTGGGATGAAGAGATCACAACGACCGAGAGTTATCTCGATCACAGAAAATGCCAAAACTGCGGATACGATTGGGATGTTCAACGCCAAGAAAGCAGTAAACATACTGTAAAGCATTAGCAAGGAGTGACATGTAATTTAAAGAATTCGTTATTCAGTTTATCATAACCTTTGTGGTTGCATTCATTTCTAGCACAGTTGTAATATTTCTTTATAATTTGATCATACATGGTCATGGAAGATTCATGTGGAGTATCAGTTTTATGTTGTCATTCACGATTGGATTTGTGACTCCCTTTAGTACGTTATACACATCGAAGAAGAAATAAAAGCAAAAGTATAAACAAAAACAGTGCAATGATTGGTTTCATTGCCTTTTTTGTGGCTAGACTTCATAATCCCGAAATGAGAATAGAGTTCAGAATGATGAAAAATAAAATAACATTGGGATACTGTTTGTATTATTTGTTCTTAACTGCATCAGCCAGTTGGGGGATGAAGTCCAGTTCGAACGGAACTCTACTGAGAACAATAAAATTTAACAGAAAAATTGTTGCATTTTCTGCTGCAGTTAGTGATGTAGATAATGATGAAATTCCTGAGATCATATGCGCAGCACACGATCATAACCTCTATGTATTGAGACCCGATAGAACTGTCATGGATGTTTGGCCTCAGCTTGCTTATAACGGGGATGCCAATTATTGGAGCACATCTCCCATCCTTGCAAATCTTATAGAAGATGATGAACATGTTGGCAAGGTGGTTAAATGGAAGTAGGGATTTAACATGTTAAACCCAAATACTTTCTAACTCCATAAAAATTGACAAATTTCCGGCAAATTTTCTCATATCCATACTACTATGTGCGGAGCCATGACATGATAAAACGGTTTATTCTATTGTTGCTGTTACTCATTCCTCTCGTATTTTGCCTTCATGCAGAATCTTGTGAAGTTGGATCGTTCACAGAACTGATGTCCCTTTTGAACACCGGTGGAGAGGCGCGTGTGGTTATCCATTACGGTGATTGTACGCTGATCAGCAATAATGAAGAAAAAACATATTCTCCCAATGCAATCGGCGGGATGAGCATTGATGTGTATGAATATTTCCCGGCTGGCATTTTCGGGAACAAAAACGCATATGTGGTCTTCTCTTCGAGTAAATTAATTGAAAATCCAATTGGCGATGGGTACGTTTATAATTATGTAAAGATCAAGATATCTGATGATGATTCTGTTCGTATTATTGCCAGGTACCTTGATTCGATTACCTTTGATGAAATAATGGATGAGAGTTTCTATACAACAATCCACACAAAAGACAATGACGGTGGCGTTTACATCTATACTGATTGATGAAGATCATATGAAAAAAAAGCAGGTTGATGTTCCTTTCTACAGGTTTGTAGTTATTACGCTTTTCCTGCTCATTGCTTGTGTATCTTTATTTGCGCAAGGAGATCTTAATCAAAACGACGAGTGGATATACCAGCCAACTGAGGTGCGTTTTAAAATATATGATCTTATTTCAGGCGAGCGTATTGGATTTACTGCCACACAGAACCTCGGCTATGCCCGAAAGGTACTCGAAGCTCCAAAGATCGTGAAATCAAAGGATATCAATGCACTGATCCTTTACAACAAAGCGCTTATCCAGTACCTTCAGAAAAATTACGAAAGAGCGATCGACTATTTTTTGCAGGTTCTGGAAAATAATGATGACGACCGGGAGTTAAAAGGAAAATTATATAATGTAATCGGGAACTGTTTCCTGTATCTCGACCAACCGGAAGAGGCATTAAAGTATTATGAAATGGGGTTGGAATTCGTGCAGGATTACGATTTTGAGGGAGATAGAACACGTTTGTTGAATAACTTGGGAATCATCATGGAGCTTGATGGCGACTATGCTCATGCCATCGATTTCTACGTACGTGCAAAAGAAAGTGCGCAGCAGATTCATGATACCAGATATTCCACATGGATCATTTACAATCTTGGAAATGTATATTATTACCTCGGCAATTATCAGAAGTCCCTTGATCATCATAAACAGGTTCTCGAATTACTCAGGGAAATGAACAGCGGAAAAGAAACTGCAGAAGCCCTTGGTAATCTTGGTGTGCTGTATGATGAGATCGGAGAGGAGAAGAAAGCACTCAACTTTCATCAGCGTAGTCTTGGATTCCTCGAAATGATCGGCACGAAGATGGAGCTTGATTATGTGCTCTGCAATGTTGCGAAGATTCATGAAGATCTGGGAAATATTGACGAAGCACTCAAATACTATATGAGAGCCCAGGACGTGGAAGAGGAACTTAACAGCCAGGAAAGACTTGTTTCAACAATCAATTGTATCGGTGCATTATATCTAAAAAAAGGTGATATTGATAAAGCTCTGAAATGTCATGATGAATCATGTTGTCTTGCCGTTAATGCTCATTATATGTCAGGGCAGATACAATCGCTTATACATATTGGTCATGATTTTCTCAAGAAGAATGAATTCTCTACTTCGAGAACATATTATACCGATGCCCTCGAACTTGCTCGTTCGTCGGGTGATCAGTATGGTGAACTGGACTCATATCATGCACTGTTCGATATCGACTATCTAACAGGATCATATCAAAATTCATACAGATATATGTCGCAGTATACAGAGTTGTGGGATAGAGTTCACTCACGTGACATCGAAGCAAGGATTCAGGATCTGTTAAATAGATACGGTATTGAGAAGAAGGAAAGGGAATTGAGTCTCCTCAAAAGAGATCAGCAACTGAAGCAGGTCGCGATTAGCAGAAATAAGATTTTAAGTCTATTCTTGATCCTCATATGCGGGATCGTTTTAGTTCTTATTTTTGTGATTAAAAAACGCAACAAAGAAAAGTATCAAGCGAACCTAGAACTTCAGAAGTACAATAAAAAACTCGATGTGCTATCTAAAACAGATGCCCTAACCACACTTAATAATCGTCGTGCTATCGTAGAAAAAATAGAGTATCTTAAGATCGTATATGAACGAAACAAACGTCCCTTTACCGTTATTATTGCAGATATCGATGATTTTAAAACAATCAATGACACCTTCGGACATGATGCCGGTGATCATATATTGATTTCTTTAGGGCAGCTTATTAAAGACAATATCAGAAAACAGGATTTCCTAGGTCGCTGGGGAGGTGATGAACTTATCCTTGTACTACCGGATACACCAACCAAAGGCGGCATAATACTTGGGGAGAAGATCAGGACAAAGGTAGATACAAGAAATTTTTATTTCAATCAACACACGTTGAATGCATCCCTGACCATTGGTGTTGCAGAATACAAGTATGATATGGGAGTGAATGATCTCATCAAAAAAGCAGACCAGGCATTATATGATGGGAAACATCTCGGGAAAAACCGTGTCGTGAACTTTGAGGATGCAGTTAATGAGTAAAGTGCTAACGACCAGGACAAAGATTATCTGTACGATCGGTCCTGCTACGGCAAGTATTGAAAAAATCGAATTATTGATTCGAGCCGGTATGAATGCAGCTCGTTTGAATTTCTCACATGGTACGCATGACCAACATCTGCAATACATCAAAAATATTCGTGCTGCATCGGCAAAGTGCGGTTTAACGATTCCAATCATTGCAGACCTTGGCGGTCCAAAGTTGCGTATCGGTTTAGTTGAGAAGGAATTCTATGTGAATCCTCATGATACTTTGATCATAACAACTGAAGATGTGCCGGGTACTCCAACCAAGATCGGTACAACGTATAAAAATCTACCCCATGATGTTAAAAAAGGAGATGCCATCCTCATCGATGACGGATATATTTCTCTTACTGTCTCTTCTGTAAAGGGTAATGAAGTCCACTGTATTGTTGATAATGGTGGTGTGGTACGGTCACGAAAAGGGATTAACCTTCCGGGTGTGTCAATCAGTTCACCGACGATTACAGATAAAGACCTGAAAGATATAGATTTTGCCTGTAAACAGAATATTGATCTCCTTGCCCTTTCTTTTGTGCGCTCGCATAAAGACATCGAGCAGCTCAGGACTATTCTTAAGCAGAAGAATTCACAGAAACCAATTATTGCAAAGATCGAGAAATCCGAAGCTATCGAAGATATAGACCAGATCATTGCTCATTCTGATATTGTTATGATCGCACGAGGGGATCTCGGTGTGGAGTTGCCGACCGAAGAAGTGCCGGTTCTTCAAAAGAAGATCATTGAAAAGTGCCTTAAAGCAAGTACTCCGGTTGTTACTGCAACACAAATGCTTGAATCCATGGTGGAGAATTCTCTTCCGACACGAGCTGAAGCTAGCGATGTAGCTAATGCTGTTTTTGATGGAACAGATGCTGTTATGCTGAGCGCTGAAACTTCAATCGGTGCTCATCCAGAAGAAGCTGTTCGTATGATGAAGAAGATCATCACCCGTTCTGAGCAGGACTGTGTGCCAAGCACCGATCTTTTCAGTTCAACCTTCCGAACTGACCAATTTGTGATCGACCTGTCAAAAGCTGCATGTGCAATTGCACAGGAAACGAATGCATCGGCCATCTTTGCTGTCACCAAAACAGGCAGAACAGCACGGCATCTTGCCAGGTATAGGGTACATACACCTGTCTTTGCTTTTACAGAACATATCCAAACTTTGAATCTTCTCCAGCTTGTCTGGGGCGTGAATGGTTATCTGATGCAGAATCTCGAAGAAACGGACATGACACTGCAAAAAGTAAAAAAGTTTGCCCATGAGAAAGGCTTCATCGAACATAAAGATATTATTGTTTTTGTAGCCGGAATTCCTCTTAAGACCAGCACCGAAGTAAACATGATAAAATTGGACAGGGTGTGAGAATGCAAAAATCTTACTTTTTCGTGTTAATTGTTGTGCTTCTTTTTGTGACAATCTCACTTTTAAATGCAGACGAATCCTTGGATTTTGAAAGTATTCAAAATGCGATTGTACAGGCGGAAAAAGACAGCAATAATTTCGATCTATCCCAGGCATACAAATCAATGGCAATATACTATGCCAACAGGGAAGATTATAAGGATGCATCATTCTATTTTCTAAAATATATAAAACTGCATGAAGATATAATCATAAGTGAATTTGACTACAGGATCGAGCAGCTTGAATTCCGATACCAGGCATCTCAAAAAGAGAAGGAGCTTGAACTTCTCAGGAGAGAACAGAAACTGAAAGATTCGGAAGTAGCTAACTCAAGAAATGAACGCAACATGCTGATCGTCATCTCTCTCCTCGTAATAGCTCTTGTCGTCGTATTCTTGAATCGGTATCATCTTCATACAAGGCTTCATAAAAAACTCGATGAACTCAATAAAAAACTTATAGATCTTGCTGAAACAGACTCCCTCACAAAACTTTATAACCGTCGATTTATAATCGATAAAATCAACTACCTTAAGCATCAGTTCGAACGAACGAAGACATCTTTTTCCATCATTATAGGGGATATGAATAATTTCAAAGAGGTGAATGATACCTTTGGACATGATATTGGTGATATGGTTCTGATGCAGCTTAGCGAAACAATGGAAGAGCTTATCCGTAAGCAGGATTTCGTGGGACGATGGGGGGGTGATGAATTCATCCTTGTTTTACCAGATACTGATGAAGAGGGTGCACAAACCATTGCTTATAAGATTGAAAATACTGTGGCTCAGACGAATTTTGGTGATCATAGCCATTTGGTCAATGTTGGTATTACCTTCGGTTTTGCAGAGTACGATAAAGTTCAGGAAGCAACTGAACTCGTAAAGAAAGCCGACATCTCACTCTATATCAGGAAAGAAGAGTATAAACAGTTTCGTGATGAAAGGTAATGGTAGATAGCAACAAATTTGACAATCCATCTTAGTATGATATTTCTTACGATAAATTAGTAAAACTTTAAGGAGTAATAATGGTCAAGAAGACACCATTTTATAAAGTTCATAAAGAGAAAGGTGCGAAGATTTTACCATTTGCCGGCTATGAAATGCCTATTCAATACAAGAACGGCATTGTACATGAACATAAAAAAGTACGTTCGTCCGTAGGCATGTTTGATCTTAGCCATATGGGAGAATTTATTGTTAAGGGATCTCATGCGCTGGAATTTTTACAGATGACGACTATTAATGATGTGTCTGAGCTTGCGATCGGGCAGGTTCAGTACAGCAATATGTGTTATCCTGATGGGGGTATTGTTGACGATCTGCTTATATATAGAGATGAGGATTATTATTATCTTGTTGTGAATGCGTCGAATCTTGATAAAGATTTCGAGTGGCTCAAGAGCAACCTGATCGATGGAGTAGATATAGTCAATGTAAGTGACGAAACAGCATTGATCGGTGTACAAGGACCTCAGGCAGAACAGGTCGTACAAAAGCTCATTAAAGATGATCTCTCAATCCTCGAATACTACCATTTCATTCATTCTCAAATAGATGGAATGCCAGCCCTTATATCAAGGACAGGATATACAGGCGAGGATGGTTTTGAAATCTATTTCACTGATCTTACACGAGCTGAGGAGATGTGGAAAAAGGTTGAAGAGGCTGGAAAAGAGTTTGATATCGAACCGATCGGACTTGGTGCGCGCGATACACTTCGCCTTGAAATGAAATATCCTTTGTATGGTAATGATATTGACAAAGGCACAAATCCTCTCGAAGCTGGATTGAGATGGGTTGTGAAGTTTGATAAAGGTGACTTTATTGGAAAGCAAGCACTTGAAATAGTAAATCAGCAAAAGATCCAGAGAAAACTCGTGCCCTTTGTGATGGATGGTAAGGGCATCCCGCGTCCTCATTATAAAATCTTTAAAGATGGAAATGAGATCGGGGAAGTGAGAAGCGGTACGATGTCGCCGAGTCTTGGTATGGGCATTGGAACAGGATATGTGCATCGTGATTATATGAAATCAGGCAATCAGATTGATATTGATATACGAGGCACATTATATCCTGCCACAATAATAAAGCCACCATTTTATAAAGAGGGTACTGTTAAGAGTAAATAATAATTGAAGTAATATAGTAGAGAAGGACTGTTTTTATCAGTCCTTTTTTTTATCTAAAAATAGAAATCAACCCCGGCACTGATTGAGTTCACATTTTCGACCTTCTTACCAAAGATGATATCATTTCTCCATGTAACAAAAGGGTGAATAGGAATGTGATTATCGGGTTCCCAGCCAAGATTTGATGTAATACCGACGACACTTTCATTGTCTTCGCCATAATGAAAATATCCGATCGTGCCGATCGAAGAATTGAACCATCCCCATAGTATTTGTTCAAGCACAATACCCAACGAAAAAAACGTATCTCCTTTTCGGTCGAAATAGGTGACATCAAGTCCGTATCTTTGGCTTTCTCCAGTCTGCAGAAGAATTCTTGCTCCTGCATGGAAAAACTGTTGATTTCCAATAAAACCAAAACCACCGGTCGGTCTGATAAGTACGTTGTTCCGTTCTTTAATCAATGGAATGGGAGTCGAGTTAGTAAGATGTCTGAGATCAAAACCGTGAGCTCCTGTATACAGTTGATCTTTCAAACTAAACGCAACAACTTCCTCGTCTTTATAGGAAATATAGACGAGTTGTTTATTGAGATCGTATACGTTTGACCATATCGTACTATTTTGAGAGACATCTTCAAGAAGCTGCCAGACAAGCTGCTGTGAAGATTTTTCTTTTGCGAGGGTTTCGGTGAGTATTTCATACCGCCATCTTTTTTCATTTTCACTAAAAGCAAGTTCAGGCGCACTGACATAGAAATTCGTCATTGCTTGATAATTTTTAGTATTCTTTGTAACGACTATCTTGTCCTCAACAAGTTCAACAATTGCTGAATGTCCTTCTTTATCAACGATCATGTAATGGATAAGCGGGTAGCCGTATTGAGTTCCAATAGCAATTGAAAATTTATGAAAGTATGGAATCGCTTCTTCCACGTTAGCTGCATTTTCAAGAACAATGGTGACCATCTCGCAACTCACGCGGATTGGCTTAAGAATCGAGAAAGGCACTTTCGTTTTTGGAACTGCTGCTATTGCAATAAACAAACCCTGGTCATTCATGCCTTCATATGGGTATTCAAAACCTTCCTGCTCTATTATCAGAAATCCATGTTTGCCAGCATCCGGAGGTATGAACCAGATCATTCCTCCATCCTTGTTCCAATCAAAATTTCTGCCGCATCGGACATTACCTGCTTCATCGGTTGTCTGGAATACAGAACATGCGTGCAGCTCGTGGGGGAAGGAAGAAAGAACAAGTATGCAGCTTAGAAGAAATAATATTTTTTTCATCGGGATCACCTCTACCAATTTTCTCTTTTCTTATACATCCAGCTTGTAATGTTGCCGCTGGTGCACCATTTGATTGCTTTGTATAATTCGTAGCACATCTTTGATCTTTGAGTCGGATCGATGCAATCATATTTCTCCTGAAATTCTTCAATATAGGGAATTGCTTCGCTGTCAGCTATCTGTCCCATGGCCCATACTGCATGGATCTTATCTTTTTCAG contains:
- the gcvT gene encoding glycine cleavage system aminomethyltransferase GcvT, producing the protein MVKKTPFYKVHKEKGAKILPFAGYEMPIQYKNGIVHEHKKVRSSVGMFDLSHMGEFIVKGSHALEFLQMTTINDVSELAIGQVQYSNMCYPDGGIVDDLLIYRDEDYYYLVVNASNLDKDFEWLKSNLIDGVDIVNVSDETALIGVQGPQAEQVVQKLIKDDLSILEYYHFIHSQIDGMPALISRTGYTGEDGFEIYFTDLTRAEEMWKKVEEAGKEFDIEPIGLGARDTLRLEMKYPLYGNDIDKGTNPLEAGLRWVVKFDKGDFIGKQALEIVNQQKIQRKLVPFVMDGKGIPRPHYKIFKDGNEIGEVRSGTMSPSLGMGIGTGYVHRDYMKSGNQIDIDIRGTLYPATIIKPPFYKEGTVKSK
- a CDS encoding linear amide C-N hydrolase — encoded protein: MKKILFLLSCILVLSSFPHELHACSVFQTTDEAGNVRCGRNFDWNKDGGMIWFIPPDAGKHGFLIIEQEGFEYPYEGMNDQGLFIAIAAVPKTKVPFSILKPIRVSCEMVTIVLENAANVEEAIPYFHKFSIAIGTQYGYPLIHYMIVDKEGHSAIVELVEDKIVVTKNTKNYQAMTNFYVSAPELAFSENEKRWRYEILTETLAKEKSSQQLVWQLLEDVSQNSTIWSNVYDLNKQLVYISYKDEEVVAFSLKDQLYTGAHGFDLRHLTNSTPIPLIKERNNVLIRPTGGFGFIGNQQFFHAGARILLQTGESQRYGLDVTYFDRKGDTFFSLGIVLEQILWGWFNSSIGTIGYFHYGEDNESVVGITSNLGWEPDNHIPIHPFVTWRNDIIFGKKVENVNSISAGVDFYF
- the pyk gene encoding pyruvate kinase yields the protein MSKVLTTRTKIICTIGPATASIEKIELLIRAGMNAARLNFSHGTHDQHLQYIKNIRAASAKCGLTIPIIADLGGPKLRIGLVEKEFYVNPHDTLIITTEDVPGTPTKIGTTYKNLPHDVKKGDAILIDDGYISLTVSSVKGNEVHCIVDNGGVVRSRKGINLPGVSISSPTITDKDLKDIDFACKQNIDLLALSFVRSHKDIEQLRTILKQKNSQKPIIAKIEKSEAIEDIDQIIAHSDIVMIARGDLGVELPTEEVPVLQKKIIEKCLKASTPVVTATQMLESMVENSLPTRAEASDVANAVFDGTDAVMLSAETSIGAHPEEAVRMMKKIITRSEQDCVPSTDLFSSTFRTDQFVIDLSKAACAIAQETNASAIFAVTKTGRTARHLARYRVHTPVFAFTEHIQTLNLLQLVWGVNGYLMQNLEETDMTLQKVKKFAHEKGFIEHKDIIVFVAGIPLKTSTEVNMIKLDRV
- a CDS encoding GGDEF domain-containing protein, translated to MQKSYFFVLIVVLLFVTISLLNADESLDFESIQNAIVQAEKDSNNFDLSQAYKSMAIYYANREDYKDASFYFLKYIKLHEDIIISEFDYRIEQLEFRYQASQKEKELELLRREQKLKDSEVANSRNERNMLIVISLLVIALVVVFLNRYHLHTRLHKKLDELNKKLIDLAETDSLTKLYNRRFIIDKINYLKHQFERTKTSFSIIIGDMNNFKEVNDTFGHDIGDMVLMQLSETMEELIRKQDFVGRWGGDEFILVLPDTDEEGAQTIAYKIENTVAQTNFGDHSHLVNVGITFGFAEYDKVQEATELVKKADISLYIRKEEYKQFRDER
- a CDS encoding GGDEF domain-containing protein, yielding MKKKQVDVPFYRFVVITLFLLIACVSLFAQGDLNQNDEWIYQPTEVRFKIYDLISGERIGFTATQNLGYARKVLEAPKIVKSKDINALILYNKALIQYLQKNYERAIDYFLQVLENNDDDRELKGKLYNVIGNCFLYLDQPEEALKYYEMGLEFVQDYDFEGDRTRLLNNLGIIMELDGDYAHAIDFYVRAKESAQQIHDTRYSTWIIYNLGNVYYYLGNYQKSLDHHKQVLELLREMNSGKETAEALGNLGVLYDEIGEEKKALNFHQRSLGFLEMIGTKMELDYVLCNVAKIHEDLGNIDEALKYYMRAQDVEEELNSQERLVSTINCIGALYLKKGDIDKALKCHDESCCLAVNAHYMSGQIQSLIHIGHDFLKKNEFSTSRTYYTDALELARSSGDQYGELDSYHALFDIDYLTGSYQNSYRYMSQYTELWDRVHSRDIEARIQDLLNRYGIEKKERELSLLKRDQQLKQVAISRNKILSLFLILICGIVLVLIFVIKKRNKEKYQANLELQKYNKKLDVLSKTDALTTLNNRRAIVEKIEYLKIVYERNKRPFTVIIADIDDFKTINDTFGHDAGDHILISLGQLIKDNIRKQDFLGRWGGDELILVLPDTPTKGGIILGEKIRTKVDTRNFYFNQHTLNASLTIGVAEYKYDMGVNDLIKKADQALYDGKHLGKNRVVNFEDAVNE